A single window of Dendropsophus ebraccatus isolate aDenEbr1 chromosome 5, aDenEbr1.pat, whole genome shotgun sequence DNA harbors:
- the MRPL43 gene encoding large ribosomal subunit protein mL43 gives MTARGTASRFLQSVLHNGVGRYVCQLKRLTLIFSKDAQPSRGAREFIEEKVVDFAKQNPGIVVYISPKPCRVPKLVGEYLNGSIREVDINSKTAEELAQLIQKMSQQSGLEIIRIRKPYHTDNPSIQGQWHPFTNKPTSINLQSLASDSKQTGSP, from the exons ATGACAGCCAGGGGCACTGCCAGCCGCTTCCTGCAGAGTGTGCTGCACAATGGAGTCGGGAGATACGTGTGCCAGCTCAAGAGGCTCACTCTGATCTTCAGCAAGGACGCTCAGCCCTCCCGGGGAGCCAG GGAGTTCATTGAAGAGAAAGTAGTTGACTTTGCCAAGCAGAATCCCGGTATTGTTGTCTATATCAGCCCCAAGCCATGCAGAGTACCCAAACTGGTGGGAGAATATT TGAATGGAAGCATCAGAGAAGTAGACATCAACAGCAAGACTGCTGAGGAATTAGCCCAGCTCATACAGAAAATGTCCCAGCAGTCTGGTCTGGAAATCATCCGTATTCGCAAACCCTACCACACTGACAACCCAAGCATTCAGGGACAGTGGCACCCATTTACCAATAAGCCAACCTCTATTAACCTCCAGTCTTTGGCGTCTGACAGCAAACAGACAGGCTCTCCGTGA